Part of the Gammaproteobacteria bacterium genome, CGGTGCTTACGCCCAGCAGCTGGGCATCGCGGTCAGCAAACTCACTATTGAGGCGACCGAATCCGGCAATTTCGGTTGGGCAGACGAAAGTAAAATCCTTGGGCCAGAAAAACACGACCTTCCATTTGCCGCTGTAGGTGTCCTGGTCGATGGTCTGGAAGGCGCTGTCGAGGTCGTTCGAAACGACTCCGGTGAGAGAAAATTCGGGGAATTGGCTGCCGATGCTTATCATTGATACTGCTCCTGTGGATGGGGAAAGCCCTTCGATGGAGCTATGATCCGGCATGGGCATATATTTATCCAACAGAATGATAAGGATATTATATTCGATAAAATAGATGAATATGCCGTTGTGGCTCCTGCATAACCTCCAGGAATTGTGGTTGCGAGACGTTCCCCCGGCCGACCCACTCCGCCCCGGCCCGTTCCGCTTGCAGGCAGCCGCGACCGGGTGTCTTATATACGCTGCACGTTGGGGGAACGAAACATGGCAGACAAGACCTGGTTGAAGAACTATCCGCCGGGAGTGCCGGCAGAAATTGACGTTGACGAGTTCGCATCGTTGCGCGAAATAATCGAAAAAAGCTGCAGCCGCTTCGCAGACCTGCCCGCTTACAGCAATATGGGCAAGACGATTACTTTTGCCGAGCTCGACCAGATGAGTCGCGCATTTGCCGGATATCTGCAGCGTAACCTTGGCCTTGTCAGGGGCGATCGCGTCGCGGTCATGATGCCCAACCTGCTGCAATATCCCGTCGCGGTCTTCGGTATCTTGCGGGCCGGCATGGTGGTGGTTAATACCAACCCTCTGTACACGGCACGCGAGCTACATCACCAGCTGACCGACTCTGGTGCAAAAGCAATAGTCATTCTGGAGAATTTTGCAGCCACGCTGCAGGGCGTGCTGCCCGACACAGCGATTGAAAAGGTCATCACCACGCAGATTGGCGACATGCTGCCGACGCCAAAAAAGCAGCTGATAAATTTTGTCATCAAGCGTATCAAGAAGATGGTACCGGCATGGGAGATTGCCGATACGGTCAGCTTCCGGAGCACGCTGGCCGAGGGCCGCTGGCAGGAGCTGGACGAACCCGCGCTGACACACGACGACCTGGCATTCCTGCAGTACACCGGCGGTACTACCGGCGTGGCCAAGGGCGCCATGCTGACCCACGGCAACATGGTTGCCAACCTGCAGCAGACCGCGGGCTGGCTGGAATCGCTGACCGAAGTCGGTAACGAAAAGATCGTCACGGCGCTGCCGCTGTATCACATCTTTTCGTTGACAGCGAACTGCCTCACGTTCATGAAACTTGGCGGCGAGAATATCCTGATAACAAACCCGCGTGATTTCCCGGCATTTGTAAAAGAACTCGGCCGACATCCGTTTACGGCGATTACCGGCGTAAACACGTTGTTCAATGCGCTGCTCAACACCCCCGGCTTTGATCAGCTGGATTTTTCCACCCTGCGGCTGACCCTTGGTGGCGGGATGGCAGTGCAGCGGCCGGTGGCGGAGCACTGGCAGAAAGTAACCGGTAAGCCGCTGGTCGAAGCTTACGGATTGACCGAAACTTCGCCAGCTGCCTGTATGAACCCGCTCAGCAGCGAGGGGTTCAGTGGTTCCATCGGCCTGCCGATTCCAAGCACGATCGTAACCATTCGCGATGATGACGCGAATGAGGTTCCTCAGGGCGAGATTGGTGAGCTATGTATCGAGGGCCCGCAGGTAATGGCTGGCTACTGGAATCGCCCCGATGAAACCGCCAAGACCATGACTCCTGATGGCGCGCTGCGCACCGGTGACATGGGGTATATCGACGCGCAAGGTTTCGTCTACATTACCGACCGCAAGAAAGACATGATCCTGGTGTCGGGCTTCAACGTATACCCGAACGAACTGGAAGACGTTGCGGCCGGCCATCCAGGGGTGCTGGAGGCGGCAGCGGTCGGGGTTCCGAATCCGAAATCCGGCGAATCAGTAAAAATGTTTATCGTACGCAGTGACCCGGCGCTTACTGAGAAGGAGGTCATCGACTACTGTCGTGAGCACCTCACCGGCTACAAGGTGCCGCGCGAGATTGAGTTTCGCGATGAGCTGCCAAAAACCAACGTCGGTAAGATTCTGCGCCGCGAGTTACGCGACGAAGAGCTGGCAAAGAGGAAAAGTAACGCGGCTTAGATTTCCGCGCTTATACCTTCTGGCGCAGGCGGTCCAGCGCCTCGCTGAGCCGGTTGGTGACCTCGTTTTTGTACAGGCCGCGGCGGCTCACGTCGCGTGGCACATGCATGTTGGTATCGAAATGGCGCTCAGGGTCCTCCAGTACATCACGCCGCAGGCTGATGCCATGGCGCGCGAACAGTACGGATAGCTGGTCGTAATTGTTGAGCAGGTCACGGCGAGTGGTCTGGTAGCCGTGTTCACACACCCGGCGCCGGTTCGAATAGCTGAACAGGTTGGCAAAGAACATCCGCGAGTCCTCTCGGTCCGGCTCGAACAGCACGATGTCGCGATTGCCGTAAGTGGACTCATAAGACTTGATGCCGACATTCATGCGTGAATGAATGACCGAGCGAAATGTCTGCGACAGGACCGTGGGCAATCCGCCATTGATCAGTCTGCTGTGTTTCTTGCGCCGGTCGTCGTCGTCGGCAAGATTCGCATCGTAAGGAACAATCGGGTTGATGCAAAGAAGCAGGTCAACCCCTTCGTCCAGCGCTACCGAGGCATGCAAAGTGCGCTTGAGGGCGCCGTCGACATAATAGCGGTCATCGATTTCCACCGGCGGATAGAGTCCGGGCAAAGCTGTGCTGGCCTGGATTGCCTTCGAGATCGGTACGTGATCATGACCGGGCGCGCCAAAGCGGACGGACTCACCGGTGTCGATGTCGGCAGCAACTACAAACAGCTTGCGCGTCAGCTCGCGAAAGTCATTGGTGTGACCACGGGTCTGGTAGAGATCAGCGAGGAAATGCTCCACCGGAGCGTTATCAAAAACGCCGGTGGGGATGACGCGGGTAAAATTGGTAAGGG contains:
- a CDS encoding long-chain-fatty-acid--CoA ligase; protein product: MADKTWLKNYPPGVPAEIDVDEFASLREIIEKSCSRFADLPAYSNMGKTITFAELDQMSRAFAGYLQRNLGLVRGDRVAVMMPNLLQYPVAVFGILRAGMVVVNTNPLYTARELHHQLTDSGAKAIVILENFAATLQGVLPDTAIEKVITTQIGDMLPTPKKQLINFVIKRIKKMVPAWEIADTVSFRSTLAEGRWQELDEPALTHDDLAFLQYTGGTTGVAKGAMLTHGNMVANLQQTAGWLESLTEVGNEKIVTALPLYHIFSLTANCLTFMKLGGENILITNPRDFPAFVKELGRHPFTAITGVNTLFNALLNTPGFDQLDFSTLRLTLGGGMAVQRPVAEHWQKVTGKPLVEAYGLTETSPAACMNPLSSEGFSGSIGLPIPSTIVTIRDDDANEVPQGEIGELCIEGPQVMAGYWNRPDETAKTMTPDGALRTGDMGYIDAQGFVYITDRKKDMILVSGFNVYPNELEDVAAGHPGVLEAAAVGVPNPKSGESVKMFIVRSDPALTEKEVIDYCREHLTGYKVPREIEFRDELPKTNVGKILRRELRDEELAKRKSNAA